The Sinomonas sp. P10A9 genome includes a window with the following:
- a CDS encoding heavy metal translocating P-type ATPase produces the protein MREASLPSLDGAWQDGQDRTMGILRLVRAYPLVIAAIIVLALSLLLAGIGQGEAAQLVASIFAGGVAAWTFVGMVREILRGHWGLDLLAVTAIVATLLVGEYVAAVIIVLMLSGGEALEDYAAGRAKRELTALLDRVPRTAHRRLADGTVEDVPLEDVAPGDLLVVRPSEVVPVDGVLESGAASFDESSLTGESLPVDREAGEKVLSGSVNSTTAALLRASATAADSQFSQIVALVREASASRAPVVRLADRYAVPFTAFSLALAAVGWWLSGDPRRFAEVLVVATPCPLLIAAPVAFMGGMSRAAKNGVIVKGGAVLELLSRVKTAAFDKTGTLTRGRPELVSVRPERGFDAAELLALTASAEQYSTHALASSIVEAAVAQGAELIPGSGAEEAATNGVLAQLEDQRVLVGKRAFVGAETGREIAEPPLEPGELAVYVAVDRAFAGVVVLRDLPRPEAKATLARLAELGARHTVMLTGDGARTARSIADQLGVSDVRPELLPLDKVEIVRAAAPRPVLMVGDGVNDAPVLAAADVGIAMGARGSTAASESADAVVLVDDISRTATAVEISQHTVRVALQSIWLGIALSVGLMIVALTGVLPAVAGALLQEAVDLATILNALRAVRGGRPAVRVSVEATSHPVRLP, from the coding sequence TTGCGTGAGGCGAGCCTGCCCTCGCTGGACGGCGCGTGGCAGGACGGGCAGGATCGGACCATGGGGATCCTCCGTCTCGTGCGCGCCTATCCGCTCGTCATCGCCGCCATCATCGTCCTCGCGCTCTCGCTGCTCCTGGCCGGGATCGGGCAGGGCGAGGCCGCGCAGCTCGTGGCCAGCATCTTCGCGGGAGGCGTGGCGGCCTGGACGTTCGTGGGAATGGTGCGGGAGATCCTTCGGGGGCATTGGGGACTCGACCTCCTCGCTGTCACGGCGATCGTCGCGACCCTGCTCGTAGGGGAGTACGTCGCTGCGGTGATCATCGTGCTCATGCTCTCGGGCGGTGAGGCGCTTGAGGACTACGCCGCGGGGCGCGCGAAGCGGGAGCTCACGGCTCTTCTGGACCGGGTGCCGCGCACCGCACACCGACGCCTCGCGGACGGCACCGTGGAGGACGTGCCGCTCGAGGATGTGGCCCCCGGTGACCTCCTCGTGGTCCGTCCCTCCGAGGTGGTCCCTGTTGACGGCGTGCTGGAATCTGGGGCGGCCTCGTTCGACGAGTCCTCGCTCACTGGGGAGAGCCTCCCCGTGGATCGCGAGGCGGGGGAGAAGGTCCTCTCCGGCTCGGTCAACAGCACGACGGCGGCGCTGCTCCGTGCGAGCGCGACGGCCGCGGACAGCCAGTTCTCCCAGATCGTGGCTCTCGTGCGCGAGGCTTCCGCTAGCCGCGCCCCGGTGGTGCGCCTCGCCGACCGGTATGCCGTCCCGTTCACAGCCTTCTCGCTCGCGCTCGCAGCCGTGGGCTGGTGGCTCTCCGGCGACCCACGGCGGTTCGCCGAGGTGCTCGTCGTCGCGACCCCTTGCCCGCTGCTCATCGCAGCCCCCGTGGCGTTCATGGGCGGCATGAGCCGCGCGGCGAAGAACGGGGTGATCGTCAAGGGTGGCGCCGTCCTCGAGCTGCTCTCGCGGGTCAAGACCGCCGCGTTCGACAAGACGGGAACGCTCACCCGTGGTCGTCCCGAGCTCGTCTCAGTCCGCCCCGAGCGCGGGTTCGACGCCGCGGAGCTCCTAGCGCTCACGGCCTCGGCTGAGCAGTACTCCACTCACGCGCTCGCCTCATCCATCGTCGAGGCGGCCGTCGCCCAGGGTGCCGAGCTGATTCCAGGGTCTGGCGCCGAGGAGGCCGCAACGAACGGCGTGCTTGCACAGCTCGAGGACCAGCGGGTCCTCGTGGGCAAGCGCGCGTTCGTGGGCGCTGAGACCGGGCGCGAGATCGCAGAGCCGCCGCTCGAGCCGGGGGAGCTCGCCGTCTACGTGGCAGTGGACCGGGCGTTCGCGGGCGTCGTCGTGCTTCGCGACTTGCCCCGCCCCGAAGCGAAGGCGACCCTCGCCAGGCTCGCCGAGCTCGGTGCGCGGCACACGGTCATGCTCACGGGCGACGGCGCTCGGACCGCCCGCAGCATCGCCGACCAGCTGGGGGTCTCTGATGTGCGGCCCGAGCTGCTGCCGCTGGACAAGGTCGAGATCGTGCGGGCGGCGGCGCCTCGGCCCGTGCTCATGGTCGGCGACGGCGTCAACGACGCTCCGGTCCTCGCGGCCGCGGATGTCGGCATCGCGATGGGTGCGCGCGGCTCGACGGCTGCGAGCGAGTCCGCCGACGCCGTTGTCCTCGTCGACGACATCTCGCGGACGGCGACCGCCGTCGAGATCTCCCAGCACACCGTCCGCGTTGCCCTCCAGTCGATCTGGCTGGGCATTGCGCTCAGCGTGGGGCTCATGATCGTGGCGCTGACCGGTGTGCTGCCCGCGGTTGCCGGCGCGCTCCTCCAGGAGGCCGTGGACCTCGCGACCATCCTCAATGCGCTGAGGGCGGTCCGCGGGGGCCGCCCGGCCGTGCGCGTGTCCGTGGAAGCCACCAGCCATCCCGTCAGGCTGCCCTGA
- a CDS encoding substrate-binding domain-containing protein, translating to MRKFGKAGKAAAIAAIAALALTACGRSDSGSSGSSSGAAGFAQNSEIGVALPQKTSENWVLAEGLFNDGLKGAGFTADVQFANGGVSEQQNQISAMVTKGAKVIIVGAIDGSQLGTQLAQAKQAGATVIAYDRLLLNTPNVDYYVAYDNFKVGVLQGQALLDGMKAKKATGPYNVELFAGSPDDANAKVFFNGAMSVLQPKIDDGTLNVVSGQKSFDQAVTQGWKAENAQKRMDTLLASSYNAKTLDGVLSPNDTLARAIITSVKSAGKPIPVVTGQDSEVESVKSIMAGEQYSTINKDTRNLVNKAIDMVKKLQAGQTPDVNDDKSYNNGTKVVPAFLLPPVIVTKANAKDAYANDPTLSKLTQ from the coding sequence ATGCGAAAGTTTGGCAAGGCAGGAAAGGCAGCAGCCATTGCTGCGATCGCAGCACTGGCGCTGACCGCCTGCGGTCGCTCGGACAGCGGATCAAGCGGCTCGAGCAGCGGCGCTGCCGGGTTCGCGCAGAACTCCGAGATCGGCGTCGCGCTCCCGCAGAAGACGTCGGAGAACTGGGTCCTCGCCGAGGGCCTCTTCAACGACGGGCTCAAGGGCGCCGGCTTCACCGCGGACGTCCAGTTCGCGAACGGCGGCGTCTCCGAGCAGCAGAACCAGATCTCCGCGATGGTCACGAAGGGCGCCAAGGTCATCATCGTCGGCGCCATCGACGGATCGCAGCTCGGCACCCAGCTCGCCCAGGCGAAGCAGGCAGGCGCCACGGTGATCGCGTACGACCGCCTGCTCCTGAACACCCCGAACGTGGACTACTACGTGGCGTACGACAACTTCAAGGTCGGCGTGCTCCAGGGCCAGGCGCTCCTGGACGGCATGAAGGCCAAGAAGGCCACGGGCCCTTACAACGTCGAGCTCTTCGCCGGCTCCCCGGACGACGCCAATGCGAAGGTGTTCTTCAACGGCGCCATGAGCGTCCTGCAGCCGAAGATCGACGACGGCACACTCAACGTCGTCTCGGGTCAGAAGTCCTTCGACCAGGCCGTGACCCAGGGCTGGAAGGCTGAGAACGCCCAGAAGCGCATGGACACCCTCCTCGCGTCGAGCTACAACGCGAAGACGCTCGACGGCGTGCTCTCCCCGAACGACACCCTTGCCCGCGCCATCATCACCTCGGTGAAGAGCGCTGGCAAGCCGATCCCGGTCGTGACGGGCCAGGATTCCGAGGTCGAGTCGGTCAAGTCGATCATGGCGGGCGAGCAGTACTCGACCATCAACAAGGACACGCGCAACCTCGTGAACAAGGCGATCGACATGGTCAAGAAGCTCCAGGCTGGCCAGACGCCGGACGTCAACGACGACAAGTCATACAACAACGGCACCAAGGTCGTCCCCGCGTTCCTGCTCCCGCCGGTCATCGTCACGAAGGCGAACGCCAAGGACGCCTACGCGAACGATCCGACGCTGAGCAAGCTCACCCAGTAG
- the mmsB gene encoding multiple monosaccharide ABC transporter permease, protein MDALKKLFGGNTRQFGMIFALVALIVLFQILTGGLTLTPDNVINLFNGNSYILILAIGMVLVIIAGHIDLSVGSIAAAVGIIVAITMRDWHLPTWVGIVLGLAIGALIGAWQGFWVAYVGIPAFIVTLAGMLIFRGVNQFIGQSNTVPVPTDFQYIGAGYLPEIGPKLGYNNLTLLLGLIGAAAVIWFEVRGRRQAKELGAEVPELWVSITKLVLICAAILYATYLFATGRTGTSFPVPGIILGVLVLIYGFISAKTVVGRHIYAVGGNRHAAELSGVQSKKVNFLVMMNMAILAALAGMVFVARSTASGPFDGTGWELDAIAAVFIGGAAVTGGVGTVIGSIVGGLVMAVLNNGLQLLGIGADRTAIIKGLVLLAAVAFDVYNKSQGKRSIIGLLLRNSSRSEPSRPDETTKTSEVLAKES, encoded by the coding sequence ATGGACGCCCTCAAGAAGCTCTTCGGCGGCAACACCCGCCAATTCGGGATGATCTTCGCCCTCGTGGCCCTGATCGTCCTGTTCCAGATCCTCACCGGCGGGCTCACGCTCACCCCGGACAACGTCATCAACCTCTTCAACGGCAACTCGTACATCCTCATCCTCGCGATCGGCATGGTCCTCGTGATCATCGCGGGCCACATCGACCTCTCCGTCGGCTCGATCGCCGCGGCCGTGGGCATCATCGTGGCCATCACGATGCGCGACTGGCACCTGCCCACGTGGGTCGGGATCGTCCTTGGCCTCGCGATCGGCGCGCTCATCGGCGCGTGGCAGGGCTTCTGGGTGGCCTACGTCGGGATCCCCGCCTTCATCGTCACGCTCGCCGGCATGCTCATCTTCCGCGGTGTGAACCAGTTCATCGGCCAGTCCAACACGGTCCCCGTCCCGACGGACTTCCAGTACATCGGCGCCGGTTACCTGCCCGAGATCGGCCCGAAGCTCGGGTACAACAACCTGACGCTCCTCCTCGGGCTCATCGGGGCCGCGGCCGTCATCTGGTTCGAGGTGCGCGGCCGCCGCCAGGCCAAGGAGCTCGGCGCCGAGGTCCCCGAGCTGTGGGTGAGCATCACGAAGCTCGTGCTCATCTGCGCGGCCATCCTCTACGCGACGTACCTCTTCGCCACAGGCCGCACCGGCACCTCCTTCCCGGTCCCGGGCATCATCCTCGGCGTCCTCGTGCTCATCTACGGCTTCATCTCCGCCAAGACAGTCGTCGGCCGCCACATCTACGCCGTCGGCGGCAACCGGCACGCGGCCGAGCTCTCCGGCGTGCAGTCCAAGAAGGTCAACTTCCTCGTCATGATGAACATGGCAATCCTCGCGGCCCTCGCCGGCATGGTCTTCGTGGCCCGCTCCACCGCCTCCGGCCCGTTCGACGGCACCGGCTGGGAGCTCGACGCAATCGCGGCCGTGTTCATCGGCGGCGCGGCAGTCACCGGCGGCGTCGGCACCGTGATCGGCTCGATCGTTGGAGGCCTCGTCATGGCCGTGCTCAACAACGGACTGCAGCTCCTGGGCATCGGCGCGGACCGCACCGCCATCATCAAGGGCCTCGTACTCCTCGCGGCAGTCGCCTTCGACGTCTACAACAAGTCCCAGGGCAAGCGCTCGATCATCGGCCTCCTCCTGCGCAACAGCTCCAGGAGCGAGCCCTCCCGCCCGGACGAGACCACCAAGACCAGCGAAGTCCTCGCCAAGGAAAGCTGA
- the mmsA gene encoding multiple monosaccharide ABC transporter ATP-binding protein — translation MEPNEPVILEMRSITKEFPGVKALSNVTLKVKAGEIHAICGENGAGKSTLMKVLSGVYPYGSYSGDIVYQSQTQEFKDIRASEAAGIVIIHQELALIPELSIMENIFLGNEPAKRGVIDWKEARKRSIELLARVGLKDDPDTQVKEIGVGKQQLVEIAKALNKSVKLLILDEPTAALNEADSQHLLDLIVGLKGRGVTSIMISHKLNEIEQIADEITIIRDGKSIETLNVKRDGVDEDRIIKGMVGRTLESRFPDHTPTIGEVLFEARNWTVQHPVIADRLVCKGSNFFVRKGEIVGFAGLMGAGRTELARSIFGHSYGKFLGGQTFMHGKEVKMHTVAQAIDTGLGYVTEDRKTLGLNLLDDIKTTTVSAALKKITRGLVVDRNQEYKVAEEYRKSLRTKTPNVDEGVAKLSGGNQQKVVLAKWMFTDPELLILDEPTRGIDVGAKYEIYGIIQRLASQGKGVIVISSELPELLGLSDRIYTIFEGAITGVLTKEEATQESLMKLMTQARKAA, via the coding sequence ATGGAGCCGAACGAACCTGTGATCCTCGAGATGCGGTCCATCACCAAGGAATTCCCCGGGGTGAAGGCGCTCTCGAATGTGACCCTGAAGGTGAAGGCCGGCGAGATCCACGCGATCTGCGGCGAGAACGGCGCGGGCAAGTCCACGCTCATGAAAGTCCTCTCGGGTGTCTACCCCTACGGGAGCTACTCGGGCGACATCGTCTACCAGTCCCAGACGCAGGAGTTCAAGGACATCCGGGCAAGCGAGGCGGCCGGGATCGTGATCATCCACCAGGAGCTCGCGCTCATCCCCGAGCTGTCCATCATGGAGAACATCTTCCTGGGCAACGAGCCGGCCAAGCGGGGAGTGATCGACTGGAAGGAAGCGCGCAAGCGCTCCATCGAGCTGCTCGCCCGGGTGGGCCTCAAGGACGATCCGGACACGCAGGTCAAGGAGATCGGCGTCGGCAAGCAGCAGCTCGTGGAGATCGCGAAGGCGTTGAACAAGTCGGTCAAGCTCCTCATCCTCGACGAGCCCACTGCCGCGCTGAACGAGGCGGACTCGCAGCATCTGCTCGACCTCATCGTGGGCCTCAAGGGCCGCGGCGTCACGAGCATCATGATCTCCCACAAGCTCAACGAGATCGAGCAGATCGCGGACGAGATCACGATCATCCGCGACGGCAAGTCGATCGAGACCCTCAACGTCAAGCGCGACGGCGTCGACGAGGACAGGATCATCAAGGGCATGGTCGGCCGCACGCTCGAGTCCCGCTTCCCCGACCACACCCCCACGATCGGCGAGGTCCTCTTCGAGGCTAGGAACTGGACCGTCCAGCACCCCGTCATCGCGGACCGCCTCGTCTGCAAGGGCTCCAACTTCTTTGTCCGCAAGGGCGAGATCGTCGGGTTCGCCGGGCTCATGGGCGCCGGCCGCACGGAGCTCGCCCGCAGCATCTTCGGCCATTCCTACGGCAAGTTCCTCGGCGGCCAGACCTTCATGCACGGCAAGGAGGTCAAGATGCACACCGTCGCCCAGGCCATCGACACCGGGCTGGGCTACGTGACCGAGGACCGCAAGACCCTGGGCCTGAACCTGCTGGACGACATCAAGACGACCACCGTCTCGGCAGCGCTGAAGAAGATCACCCGCGGCCTCGTCGTCGACCGCAACCAGGAGTACAAGGTCGCGGAAGAGTACCGGAAGTCGCTGCGGACCAAGACGCCGAACGTCGACGAGGGGGTCGCCAAGCTCTCGGGCGGCAACCAGCAGAAGGTGGTCCTGGCCAAGTGGATGTTCACCGATCCCGAGCTGCTCATCCTCGACGAGCCCACCCGCGGCATCGACGTCGGAGCGAAGTACGAGATCTACGGGATCATCCAGCGCCTCGCGAGCCAGGGCAAGGGCGTGATCGTCATCTCGTCCGAGCTCCCCGAGCTGCTGGGGCTCTCCGACCGCATCTACACGATCTTCGAGGGCGCGATCACCGGCGTCCTGACCAAGGAAGAGGCCACGCAGGAGAGCCTCATGAAGCTCATGACCCAGGCCCGCAAGGCAGCCTGA
- a CDS encoding ROK family transcriptional regulator — MVSTLRSMTSGAGNPGSQSALRKLNEQRIVEALMAGPATQAELSRHTGLSTATVSNIVKVLHDASVVATEPTTSSGRRALRVRLNSNSAVAVGIDFGRRHLRVVLANLAYEVLAEESMSLPLGHQADVSITAAVDVLDRLIAETGVRREDIVGVGAGIPGPIDHRTGTVVQGAILPEWVGFQILSHLEERLRLPVFVDNDANLGALSEITWGPHNGVSNLMFVKIGSGIGAGLILDGALFYGHVGVTGEIGHMTISEHGLMCRCGNRGCLETVSSTTTMSELLSRGEPEPLTPDDIVHRALGGSPAALRVLDDAGLATGRALGAVANLINPEVIVIGGPLAELGELLLEPIRRGLLRHAVPLIGETTTVAMSALGARAEVLGAAALVFQNADIARHT, encoded by the coding sequence ATGGTCTCCACCCTGCGCTCGATGACGAGCGGCGCCGGCAATCCGGGCTCCCAGTCTGCTCTCCGCAAGCTCAACGAGCAGCGTATCGTGGAGGCCCTCATGGCCGGGCCCGCCACCCAGGCTGAGCTGTCCCGGCACACCGGGCTCTCCACGGCGACCGTCTCCAACATCGTCAAGGTCCTTCACGATGCCAGCGTGGTCGCGACCGAGCCGACGACGAGCTCGGGCCGGCGCGCCCTGAGGGTGCGGCTCAACAGCAACTCGGCGGTCGCCGTCGGCATAGACTTCGGACGCCGGCACCTCCGCGTAGTCCTGGCCAATCTCGCCTACGAGGTGCTCGCCGAGGAGAGCATGAGCCTGCCGCTCGGGCATCAGGCCGACGTGAGCATCACGGCCGCCGTCGACGTCCTCGACCGCCTCATCGCGGAGACCGGCGTGCGCCGCGAGGACATCGTCGGAGTCGGGGCCGGGATCCCCGGGCCGATCGACCACCGGACGGGAACCGTGGTCCAGGGCGCGATCCTCCCGGAATGGGTCGGATTCCAGATCCTCTCCCACCTCGAGGAACGGCTCAGACTCCCGGTTTTCGTAGACAATGACGCCAATCTCGGCGCTCTGAGCGAGATCACGTGGGGCCCGCACAATGGGGTCTCGAACCTCATGTTCGTCAAGATCGGCTCGGGGATCGGAGCCGGCCTCATCCTCGACGGCGCGCTGTTCTACGGGCACGTCGGGGTCACCGGCGAGATCGGCCACATGACCATCTCCGAGCACGGGCTCATGTGCCGCTGCGGCAACCGCGGCTGCCTCGAGACGGTATCCTCGACCACCACGATGTCCGAGCTCCTGAGCCGCGGTGAACCTGAGCCCCTCACCCCCGACGACATCGTGCACCGCGCCCTCGGGGGCTCGCCCGCCGCACTGAGGGTGCTCGACGACGCCGGGCTGGCGACCGGCCGCGCGCTCGGCGCCGTGGCCAATCTGATCAATCCCGAGGTGATCGTCATCGGTGGCCCTCTGGCCGAGCTCGGGGAGCTGCTCCTCGAGCCGATCCGGCGCGGGCTCCTGCGCCATGCCGTGCCGCTCATCGGCGAGACGACGACCGTCGCGATGTCGGCACTCGGCGCCCGCGCGGAGGTCCTCGGCGCCGCCGCGCTCGTGTTCCAGAACGCGGACATCGCACGCCATACCTGA
- a CDS encoding gamma carbonic anhydrase family protein, with protein MSLVIEFGGVAPDIHPSAFVAPTASIIGDAHLAERSSAFYGVSVRADTATITVGAGSNLQDNVVLHADAGFPCTVGAGVSVGHNAVVHGCTVGDNVLVGMSATIMNGAVIGAESLVAAGAVVLEGTQVPPRSLVAGVPAKVRRELTDDEVASLYRNASHYVDLARAHRQANPR; from the coding sequence ATGAGCCTAGTCATCGAGTTCGGGGGCGTGGCCCCGGACATCCATCCGAGCGCGTTCGTGGCGCCGACCGCGTCGATCATCGGCGACGCGCATCTGGCCGAGCGGTCGAGTGCCTTCTACGGCGTCTCGGTCCGCGCGGACACCGCGACGATCACCGTCGGCGCCGGCAGCAACCTCCAGGACAACGTGGTCCTGCACGCGGATGCAGGCTTCCCCTGCACGGTGGGGGCTGGCGTTTCAGTTGGCCACAACGCCGTCGTGCACGGATGCACGGTGGGGGACAACGTCCTCGTGGGCATGAGCGCGACCATCATGAATGGAGCCGTGATCGGAGCCGAGTCCCTCGTCGCGGCCGGCGCCGTCGTGCTTGAGGGGACGCAGGTGCCTCCTCGCTCCCTCGTGGCCGGGGTGCCGGCCAAGGTGCGACGTGAACTCACGGACGACGAGGTCGCGAGCCTCTACCGCAATGCCTCGCATTACGTGGACCTCGCCCGTGCCCACCGGCAGGCCAATCCCCGCTGA
- the purU gene encoding formyltetrahydrofolate deformylase: MQRNTFIVTLSCPDRPGIVYAVSGALLEAGCNIAESRQYESPDTGTFFMRVEVETESERPALEAALAPVAEAFSMRLGLFNGGEPVRTLIMCSKDGRTLNDLLFQQRAGTLPIEVPVVVSNHRDLAPMAEFYGVPFVHLPVTSATKAEAEARLLALVEEHGVELVVLARYMQILSDDLCRALEGRAINIHHSFLPSFKGAKPYHQAHARGVKIIGATAHYVTADLDEGPIIEQEVIRVDHSRTPEHFVQLGRDVEGRTLSRAVQWHAEHRVLLDGHRTVVFP; the protein is encoded by the coding sequence GTGCAACGGAACACCTTCATCGTGACCCTCTCCTGCCCTGACCGGCCCGGCATTGTGTACGCCGTCTCGGGAGCGCTGCTCGAGGCCGGCTGCAACATCGCCGAGTCGCGCCAGTACGAGAGCCCCGACACGGGGACCTTCTTCATGCGCGTCGAGGTCGAGACGGAGTCCGAGCGGCCCGCGCTCGAGGCTGCGCTCGCGCCAGTCGCCGAGGCGTTCTCGATGCGGCTCGGACTCTTCAACGGCGGCGAGCCGGTGCGCACCCTCATCATGTGCTCCAAGGACGGCCGTACCCTCAACGACCTGCTGTTCCAGCAGCGCGCGGGCACCCTTCCCATCGAGGTGCCGGTGGTCGTCTCCAACCACAGGGACCTCGCGCCGATGGCCGAGTTCTACGGGGTGCCGTTCGTGCATCTGCCCGTCACGTCAGCGACAAAGGCCGAGGCGGAGGCGCGGCTCCTTGCCCTGGTCGAGGAGCATGGGGTTGAGCTCGTGGTGCTCGCACGGTACATGCAGATCCTGTCCGACGATTTGTGCCGGGCACTCGAGGGCCGCGCGATCAACATCCACCACTCGTTCCTGCCCTCGTTCAAGGGAGCCAAGCCGTACCATCAGGCGCATGCACGCGGCGTCAAGATCATCGGGGCCACCGCGCACTACGTCACGGCGGACCTGGACGAGGGACCCATCATCGAGCAGGAGGTCATCCGGGTGGATCACTCTCGGACTCCGGAGCACTTCGTCCAGCTGGGCCGCGACGTCGAGGGCCGCACCCTGAGCCGCGCCGTGCAGTGGCACGCCGAGCACCGGGTGCTCCTCGATGGGCACCGGACGGTCGTCTTCCCCTAG
- a CDS encoding NAD(P)-binding domain-containing protein, giving the protein METLKAVVIGAGQAGLSAAHWLGRRGLTPWEDYVVLDANEGPGGAWRHRWDSLTFDAAHGLHPLPGLPLEAPDPKEPASAVVRRYYGEYEREFALPVVRPVRVASVGTTDDGDRFLVRAADGRAWLTDTVISATGTWDTPYWPHYPGREAFRGRQLHTHDFVSAEEFTHQRILVVGGGTSALQFLLQLHDAGAETVWSTRRTPQWTEEAFDADWGVDVERRVNERTRAGLPPLSVSAATGLPLAEQYLAGIRSGVLVSRGPLARITPTGAVLADGTELELDAILWATGFRASLGHLAPLHVREPGGGVLMADDGVSVVREPRLFLVGYGASASTVGATRAGRAAAIAAVRSLQREEAGAVVR; this is encoded by the coding sequence GTGGAGACCCTCAAGGCCGTGGTGATCGGTGCCGGGCAGGCTGGCCTCAGCGCTGCGCACTGGCTGGGCCGCCGCGGGCTCACGCCGTGGGAGGACTACGTGGTCCTCGATGCCAACGAGGGCCCCGGCGGAGCGTGGCGGCATCGTTGGGACTCCCTGACCTTCGACGCCGCGCACGGCCTCCACCCCCTCCCCGGCCTCCCGCTCGAGGCTCCGGACCCCAAGGAGCCGGCCTCCGCCGTCGTGCGCCGCTACTACGGTGAGTACGAGCGCGAGTTCGCTCTCCCGGTGGTCCGACCGGTGCGCGTCGCGTCGGTCGGGACGACGGACGACGGCGACCGCTTCCTCGTGCGCGCGGCCGACGGTCGCGCGTGGCTCACCGACACGGTCATCAGCGCGACGGGAACGTGGGACACGCCGTACTGGCCCCACTACCCCGGCCGGGAGGCGTTCCGCGGCCGGCAGCTCCACACCCACGACTTCGTCTCCGCCGAGGAGTTCACCCACCAGCGCATCCTCGTGGTGGGCGGCGGGACGAGCGCCCTGCAGTTCCTCCTCCAACTCCACGACGCCGGCGCCGAGACGGTGTGGTCGACGAGGCGTACGCCGCAGTGGACCGAGGAAGCGTTCGATGCTGACTGGGGCGTCGACGTCGAGCGCCGCGTCAACGAGCGGACGCGCGCCGGCCTCCCTCCGCTGTCCGTCTCCGCCGCGACGGGGCTGCCGCTGGCCGAGCAGTACCTCGCCGGAATCCGCTCGGGGGTGCTCGTCTCGCGCGGTCCGCTCGCCCGCATCACCCCCACGGGGGCCGTCCTGGCCGACGGCACCGAGCTCGAACTCGACGCGATCCTGTGGGCCACCGGCTTCCGTGCCTCGCTCGGGCACCTCGCGCCCCTGCACGTGCGGGAGCCGGGCGGCGGCGTCCTCATGGCCGACGACGGCGTCAGCGTCGTGCGCGAACCTCGCCTGTTCCTGGTCGGCTACGGGGCGAGCGCCTCGACCGTCGGGGCCACCCGCGCCGGGCGCGCCGCGGCGATCGCCGCGGTCCGCAGCCTGCAGCGCGAGGAGGCCGGCGCCGTCGTGCGCTGA